A genomic stretch from Chitinophaga agri includes:
- a CDS encoding DUF928 domain-containing protein, with amino-acid sequence MNVYRILMTGLLLGILLPLRAQVTFSFMPEIQGRTVENIYKVRMGNPGARQTVNLVINVTEAKSGMVVNIRTAPFELLPGINTVPPGAIYNAAVSFGGSKIATVVSQSGFFPEGDYDYCFQLYEGSGHSGGILDEQCFSYNLQPFSSMQLIQPYDGDKICDKRPTLSWQPLVPAINGMMYRLLLVEVKEGQQRAEALRMNLAIINQRQIPLPMLIYPSLANQLQEGKKYAWQVSAYKNDLLLAESEMWDFTVECEKEPVEAQPDAYRSLDDLTKGNFYIARGQVLFAFNNTYAPANLQYTLQCLTKPDQAFKKLPTVKVGRGLNQISVALSEKNGLVDGYFYIMHVTLPSGETKQLRFIYKQPEE; translated from the coding sequence ATGAACGTGTACAGAATATTAATGACAGGGCTGTTACTAGGCATACTGCTACCACTGCGGGCACAGGTAACCTTTTCTTTCATGCCGGAGATACAGGGCCGTACTGTGGAAAACATCTATAAGGTACGTATGGGTAACCCCGGCGCCAGACAGACGGTCAATCTTGTGATCAATGTAACAGAAGCGAAGTCGGGAATGGTGGTAAATATCAGGACAGCTCCCTTTGAGCTGTTGCCAGGTATCAATACTGTTCCGCCAGGAGCGATCTATAATGCAGCGGTGTCTTTCGGCGGCAGTAAAATAGCCACGGTGGTGAGCCAGAGCGGCTTTTTCCCCGAAGGAGATTATGACTACTGTTTCCAGTTGTATGAAGGCAGCGGACACAGTGGCGGAATACTGGACGAACAGTGCTTCTCTTACAATCTGCAACCATTCAGTTCGATGCAGCTGATACAGCCGTACGACGGGGATAAGATCTGCGATAAGCGGCCTACATTATCCTGGCAACCATTGGTGCCTGCGATCAATGGCATGATGTATCGTTTGTTGCTGGTAGAGGTAAAAGAAGGACAGCAACGTGCGGAAGCGTTAAGAATGAACCTGGCGATTATCAATCAGCGTCAGATCCCGTTACCAATGTTGATCTATCCTTCGCTGGCAAATCAGTTGCAGGAGGGAAAAAAATATGCCTGGCAGGTATCAGCTTATAAGAATGATCTCCTGCTGGCAGAATCAGAGATGTGGGATTTTACCGTGGAATGCGAAAAGGAGCCGGTGGAAGCGCAGCCAGATGCTTACAGAAGTCTGGATGATCTGACAAAAGGTAATTTCTATATAGCCCGTGGACAGGTGTTGTTTGCTTTTAATAATACCTATGCACCAGCGAACCTGCAATATACACTTCAGTGTCTAACCAAGCCTGATCAGGCATTTAAGAAACTACCGACGGTGAAGGTAGGCAGAGGGCTGAACCAGATCAGTGTAGCGTTGTCTGAAAAGAACGGACTGGTAGATGGCTATTTCTATATTATGCATGTGACGTTGCCATCAGGAGAAACGAAACAACTGAGATTCATCTATAAACAACCTGAAGAGTGA